The genomic window CCACCGTGTCACCTACCCGGGAGTGCAGTCAAGTGCTGTTAACATCTAGTGATTTTTGGTAGAGAgttactttttattcatttatagttGAGATTATACTGCaaatattcaatgttttttttttctacaaccTACAATAAGAAACAGATTTTACACTGCAACCCAAATGCACACATCCctgcatgtatatgcatgtgtgtatgtcaTGAAATAATAATCTTACTATATCAGAGACActcttaaatttatattatatttgatTCTGTTCATTCAATCCCATTTTATTCCATTacaattccattaaaaaatattgattgctTCTCTCTAAGTTGATTTCACAACTGAGTTCCAGGTTGtgatgtgcatttaaaaatactggatataaaatttgttcttatttttttcccattgtattgTAACATGATTCTTTTCTTGTGTCATTAAAACACAActtgattttaacttttaatggCTGCCTACGATTCTATTGTAAGGGGATATCAAAATTCACTTCACACTTTCTAAACTGTtaaggtgtttttctttctcaaaaacccacaacaacaacaaaaaaccaaaaaacaaaacaaaaaaagccccaCGCACAACAAAATTTTACCTAATGCTTTGATTATATTTTTGACTTTTCCCTCAGAATAGATTGGAATCATAGGCCAGAGACTTTATATCATCcttaaggtttttgttgtttatttcatgATTAATTTACAAAATTTCCCCTCCTAGTTATGAAACGGCCCTTGGCACCATCGCCAGGTGTCTTCCGGAAGGTGGTTCCGGCTCATGCCACACTGGCTAGCTTCGGATGTTCTCAAGAGGAAAATCTTTGCTGACAAGACGGGACGTTTTCCCTcacaaagttgttttttaaaaataacttaaaaatcacACATGTAAATCCTATTCATATAGAAGGTTTAGGAAATACAATAAAGCAAAATCTAGAGGAAAATGACACACTGTGCACCGTAAACTTACAGCATcgtatgtcagttacatctcaataaagctgggaaaaaagacattctagacatttcttttactgaaaaaaacaaagaaaaatcacctgCCATTTTCCCCACCCAGAGAGAACCATTGGTAACATTTTAGTTTATGCCtgtccagatttttttctgtctgtctgcctctctctctatCTACATAAAGTTATGTATCGTCTGTGTATCTACTTGGAAGAACAAATTCATACTCTATCCTCTTTGGGAAACTGCTTTTGTTCAACAGTATCTTGTGAACATCCTTATATGTTGTCCAGGAAATTTCTGCAATACGATTTTCAATGGCTGGGCAATAATCTGATGTCTGGATAAGATGTAATTCACGTAATTAGTCCTCTTTGGGGGGTATTCCTGGCTGTCAATTTAGCCATAATATTAAATGTGATAATACGCCATGAAACACATGAGCTTTTAACTCAGCAGGCAAACCCAAGCATGAATCCACAGGAAGGGTATTTCTTTGTGGTTTGCCGTGTGGCCACTGAACATGCTAATCGCCCTCCCTTGCGATCTGCCTCTGTCCCCTAGTCTTAGATGACCACACGCCTCCGTGTAACTGCACGCCCCCAGCACTCTGCTCTGCCATCTCGCAGGGGATCTACTACCTCTACCCTTTCAACATAGAGTACCAGATCCTGGCCTCCACAATGCTCTATGTCCTGTGGAAGAACGTCGGGCGCAAAGTGGACAGTCACCAGCACCAGGAGATGCGGTTCCGGTTTCACGGGGTCACGCCAGGCTCGGCCCTGGGCCTGACGGCGCTGGCCACCACgattggggtggtggtggtgtatCTGATTCGGATCGGGCGCTCCAAAACCAAGAGCGAGTCGGCCCTCATCATGTTCTACCTCTACGCCATCGTCTTGCTGATGCTCATGGCAGCGGCAGGGCTGGTTGGGATCTGGATCTATAGGGTAGATGAGCAGTCCCTGGATGAGTCCAAAAACCCAGCCCGCAAACTGGACGCGGACCTGCTGGTGGGCACTGCCTCCGGCTCCTGGCTCATCTCCTGGGGCTCCATCTTGGCCATCCTCTGTGCGGAGTCCCGCCCCCCGTACACCTGGTACAACCTGCCCTACTCCATCCTGGTGGTGCTCGAGAAGTACATCCAGAACCTCTTCATCATTGAGTCCGTCCACCGAGAGCCCAGAGAAGCTCTCCGAGGACATCAGAACCCTGCGGGTGGTCACGGTCTGCAACGGCGATACCACGCCCTTCGCTTCTTCCTGCCCCAAGAGCGGACCTGCGGCTGGGGCCGGGGCTCCCCAGGGCAGCGAGCTGCCACCTGTGGCCAATGGAAATATGTGTCTGAGTGAGGTTGGcagcaaagaggaagaggagagaagctgCGAAGGGGTCCCGGCCCCGGCCCTCTGTCCCCATTTCCTGCAGGGCAACGCCCAGAGAAGAGTCTTAAGGAATATTGCGGCCTTTTTGTTCCTCTGCAATATTTCGGTAATCTGCCTcaagttatttctttatttaaaaaaaatcaattaagctattttctttgcctttttcaaaTAAGGAATCGAGGCAGCTTGTAATCAAAATCATTTAAGTGTAAGGAGAAAATAGGAACCTAGGCTCATATTCTGCAAATCCGTTTACCGAGTATTTGCTGTGtgccagaggctgggctgggaactAAGAATGAAAAGTGGGAGGGCTCAATCTTTTTCCTCAAAAAGGTCACAGCGTTAGTGggagaggaaaacaaggaaaaaatataatgcaGTGAGTGTGGCCAGTGCTGGGACAGGGTCATGTGCAAAGGTGTCATGGGAGCACGGCTTCAGGATAATTTCAATGAGTAGGGAATGCTTGAAGTGAGACACTGTCTCAATTTGGAGTGCTTTTGGCTGCAAATTATAGAAAGCTTGACCCGCAGTGTCCTCAGTCTTAAAGACAAGAATTCTGGAGGTAGGCTGCTCAGGGTTGGCCTGGCAGCTGAACCCTATCATAAAGGATCCAGGCACTGTTCACCTTTGCCCTCGACCTTGGTTGATGTGGTGCACACTGCCACATGGTCATAGGATGGCTGCAGTGGCACCAGGCATTGCATCTTGGTTCAAgacaagaaggagggaaggactAGTGCTAGGCAGTGTCTGTGATGTGACCACCCCTGACTACAAGGGAGGATGGAGAAGTGGATGGTTTGCTTTCTAGACTCTAAGATGGAAAGTAACAAGGGAGAAAATGAACGGTCTCAGCACCGTCTGCCTCAGCCTCAAGGAATGGTGGGAAGTTTACCAACCGTGGTCAAGGCCAGGACAAGCCTTGGGGCAGTTTGGGGCAGAGGGCACATGGTGTGCAAAGACACAGAGGCAAAGGACACTGAGGCCTGTCGGGCGAGCATCAGGAGCTTAGCGCGAATCCCGTACATGTGAAGCAGAGCGGCAGAGCGGGGATAGGATGGCAGGTCCGGCTTGAGCAGAGCTTGGTAAGCCTGACTGAGTCTGGTCTTCATGGTGAGGACAGTAGAGGACCCTCTGGAATTTGTGTTTTGGGATGATCCCTTGGCAGCAGCATGTGGAAAGGATGGAGAGAACTAAGACCAAAGTCAGGGAACCCAGAACAGAAGCCCTGCAGCCGCCCAGAGAGGAAATGATGGGAACGAACTCACACCAG from Camelus ferus isolate YT-003-E chromosome 2, BCGSAC_Cfer_1.0, whole genome shotgun sequence includes these protein-coding regions:
- the OTOP1 gene encoding LOW QUALITY PROTEIN: proton channel OTOP1 (The sequence of the model RefSeq protein was modified relative to this genomic sequence to represent the inferred CDS: deleted 3 bases in 2 codons), with the protein product MHEGQAPPASPQAARGGPDRVTSGPAACLPPQLLASGSPTSPSPPRRGAVRASFPQKLAEALSSQYGLNVFVAGLLFLLAWAVHASGVGKSDLLCFLSALMLLQLLWMLWYVGRSSAHRRLIRPKDTHAGARWLRGSITLFAAITIILGCLKIGYFVGFSECLSATEGVFPVTHAVHTLLQVYFLWGHAKDIIQSFKTLERFGVIHSVFTNLLLWANSVLNESKHQLNEHKERLITLGFGNITIVLDDHTPPCNCTPPALCSAISQGIYYLYPFNIEYQILASTMLYVLWKNVGRKVDSHQHQEMRFRFHGVTPGSALGLTALATTIGVVVVYLIRIGRSKTKSESALIMFYLYAIVLLMLMAAAGLVGIWIYRVDEQSLDESKNPARKLDADLLVGTASGSWLISWGSILAILCAESRPPYTWYNLPYSILVVLEKYIQNLFIIESVHREPEKLSEDIRTLRVVTVCNGDTTPFASSCPKSGPAAGAGAPQGSELPPVANGNMCLSEVGSKEEEERSCEGVPAPALCPHFLQGNAQRRVLRNIAAFLFLCNISLWIPPAFGCRPEYDNGLEEIVFGFEPWIIVVNLAIPFSIFYRMHAAASLFEVYCKI